Proteins encoded by one window of Lathyrus oleraceus cultivar Zhongwan6 chromosome 1, CAAS_Psat_ZW6_1.0, whole genome shotgun sequence:
- the LOC127108017 gene encoding subtilisin-like protease SBT5.3 — protein sequence MSSSICHMLISLLLFVSLQHTLAIKQSYIVYLGSHSFGSNPSLLDSKSVTNSHYDLLGSFLGSTEKAKEAIFYSYNKYINGFAAILDEDEAKEIAKHPNVVSMFLNKRYELHTTRSWNFLGLETDGGFANDSVWKKSLGEDIIIGNLDTGVWPESKSFSDEGFGPIPKKWKGICQVAKGNPDKFYCNGKLIGAKYFYEGYQEHPGPTNVTFNSARDFDGHGTHTLSTAGGNFIAGANVLGFGNGTASGGSPKARVASYKICWDGCDEANILAGFEAAISDGVDVISVSLGGIFPQFGSGNAISVGSFHAIAISDGVDVSLL from the exons ATGTCATCATCCATTTGTCACATGTTAATATCacttcttctttttgtttctcTGCAACATACCCTTGCAATTAAACAG TCCTATATTGTATATTTAGGATCACATTCTTTCGGTTCAAATCCTTCATTACTTGACTCTAAATCTGTCACAAACTCTCACTATGATTTACTTGGATCTTTCCTTGGAAG TACTGAGAAGGCCAAAGAAGCAATATTTTACTCTTACAATAAATATATTAATGGCTTTGCTGCAATActtgatgaagatgaagcaaaaGAGATTGCAA AACATCCAAATGTTGTATCAATGTTTTTAAATAAAAGATATGAACTACATACGACCCGATCGTGGAATTTCCTTGGGTTAGAGACGGACGGTGGATTTGCTAATGACTCAGTATGGAAAAAATCATTGGGTGAAGACATCATTATTGGAAATTTGGACACTG GTGTTTGGCCGGAATCAAAGAGTTTTAGTGATGAAGGGTTTGGGCCAATTCCAAAGAAGTGGAAAGGAATTTGTCAAGTTGCCAAAGGAAATCCAGATAAATTTTATTGCAAC GGGAAACTCATTGGAGCAAAATATTTTTATGAAGGCTATCAGGAACATCCCGGACCGACGAATGTAACCTTTAATAGCGCACGCGACTTCGATGGTCATGGCACACATACTTTATCAACTGCTGGGGGTAATTTTATTGCTGGAGCCAATGTTTTAGGGTTTGGAAATGGAACAGCAAGTGGTGGATCACCAAAAGCAAGAGTTGCAAGCTATAAAATCTGTTGGGATGGATGTGATGAAGCTAATATTTTGGCTGGTTTTGAGGCTGCCATAAGTGACGGTGTTGATGTAATTTCTGTGTCTTTGGGTGGAATTTTTCCACAATTTGGTTCAGGCAATGCTATTTCTGTTGGTTCCTTCCATGCAATTGCCATAAGTGACGGTGTTGATGTATCCCTTTTATGA